The Acidobacteriota bacterium genome has a window encoding:
- a CDS encoding glycosyltransferase family 4 protein, which translates to MRRLKVAHLITQLELGGAQQNTLYTVAHLDRDRFEPILVAGSGGLLEAQARAVEGLHFETCPHLARPVAPGRDLLALADLRRRLQRLAPQIVHTHSSKAGILGRLAAVLAGVPIIVHTVHGWGFTPLQSILGQRIFVSLERFAAQLSTQLVAVSRANALEGQRRKIAAAEAFEVIYSGIEIDRFETVAEDETIRRRARQALGLPAEAPLAGMIACLKPQKAPLDYVLVAERVRREVPGAHFLLAGDGELRAAVEAEVGSRGLEGRFHLLGWRRDPEQVLAAIDVLVLTSRHEGLPRVIPEAMAAGRPVVVTAVDGSPEAVEEGETGFLAEAGDVERLARGVTALLADPRRARAMGRRARRRVEAWDIDTMVRRQESLYLTLARQAGIPAGEPER; encoded by the coding sequence ATGCGCCGGCTGAAGGTGGCCCACCTGATCACCCAGCTCGAACTGGGTGGGGCCCAGCAGAACACTCTCTATACCGTCGCACACCTGGACCGCGATCGCTTCGAGCCGATCCTGGTGGCGGGCTCCGGCGGTCTGCTCGAAGCGCAGGCTCGTGCCGTCGAAGGGCTGCACTTCGAGACCTGCCCGCATCTGGCCCGCCCCGTGGCACCGGGGCGCGACCTGCTGGCCCTGGCCGACTTGCGCCGTCGCCTGCAGCGGCTGGCACCGCAGATCGTCCACACCCATTCGTCCAAGGCGGGGATTCTCGGGCGCCTGGCGGCGGTTCTGGCCGGGGTTCCCATCATCGTGCACACCGTGCACGGGTGGGGTTTTACGCCCCTCCAGTCGATCCTGGGCCAGAGGATTTTCGTTTCCCTCGAGAGATTCGCCGCACAACTGAGCACCCAGCTCGTGGCGGTGTCCCGGGCCAACGCTCTCGAAGGGCAGCGTCGCAAGATCGCCGCCGCCGAGGCCTTCGAGGTGATCTACTCCGGAATCGAGATCGATCGCTTCGAGACGGTCGCCGAGGATGAGACGATCCGGCGCCGGGCGCGCCAGGCTCTGGGCCTGCCCGCCGAGGCTCCACTGGCCGGCATGATCGCCTGTCTCAAACCCCAGAAGGCGCCGCTGGACTACGTGCTGGTCGCCGAGCGGGTCAGGCGGGAGGTACCCGGGGCCCACTTCCTGCTGGCCGGCGATGGCGAGTTGCGGGCCGCGGTGGAGGCCGAGGTCGGCTCGCGGGGCCTTGAGGGGCGTTTCCACCTGCTGGGCTGGCGCCGGGATCCCGAGCAGGTTCTCGCGGCCATCGACGTGCTGGTGCTCACCTCCCGGCACGAAGGGCTGCCGAGGGTGATCCCGGAGGCGATGGCGGCGGGACGGCCCGTGGTGGTGACGGCGGTGGACGGCAGCCCCGAGGCCGTCGAAGAGGGCGAGACGGGCTTTCTGGCGGAGGCCGGTGACGTGGAGCGGTTGGCCCGGGGGGTGACCGCCCTGCTGGCGGATCCCCGGCGGGCGCGGGCCATGGGCCGTCGGGCCCGCCGGCGGGTCGAGGCGTGGGATATCGATACCATGGTTCGCCGCCAGGAAAGCCTCTATCTCACCCTGGCCCGCCAGGCGGGGATTCCGGCGGGTGAACCGGAGCGCTGA
- a CDS encoding FAD-dependent oxidoreductase, which translates to MPEAMIVILGAGPAGLSTAYHLRLLDPGTEVVVLEREPHSGGLCASRRSDGFTFDWTGHYLHLRDPDMKELVFSLLGDELMEVERKAGIHFRGRRVAFPFQAHLHALPAEMAARCLLDFIAAERRGEAPTDGRLPFDRWAREVFGDALAEAFMLPYNAKLFGVDPAEITAEWVAWAVPRPSLEQVVRGALGLGNPGMGYNPRFLYPRSGGIDRLWRALAARVEETIRYRRECVGVDVEAREVILADGERLAYDKLVSTLPLPALLGCLSGSGAPSGRGLRASAVVDLQLGVRRPAIAEGAHWLYFPEPEYPFYRVGFPSNVCPAMAPEGHVSLSVEFSCKPGTVVDGPGEWLAPAREGLERAGLLEASDEVVHAHAALIDPAYVLYDDSRTERVRRARRWLAEQGIVSIGRFGGWCYSYMERALLDGRETARKLVGKPCAG; encoded by the coding sequence GTGCCTGAGGCGATGATCGTCATTCTCGGAGCCGGTCCAGCGGGTCTGTCCACGGCCTACCATCTGCGCCTTCTCGACCCGGGGACGGAAGTCGTCGTCCTCGAGCGGGAGCCCCATTCCGGAGGCCTGTGTGCCTCCCGGCGCAGCGACGGATTCACCTTCGACTGGACCGGGCACTATCTCCATCTGCGCGATCCGGACATGAAGGAGCTGGTCTTCTCCCTGCTGGGCGACGAGCTGATGGAGGTCGAAAGAAAGGCCGGCATCCACTTCCGCGGGCGGCGGGTGGCCTTCCCTTTCCAGGCCCATCTTCACGCCTTGCCGGCGGAGATGGCGGCGCGCTGCCTGCTCGACTTCATCGCGGCCGAACGCCGGGGCGAAGCTCCCACCGACGGGCGCCTGCCTTTCGATCGCTGGGCTCGGGAGGTCTTCGGCGATGCCCTGGCCGAAGCCTTCATGTTGCCCTACAACGCCAAGCTCTTCGGCGTGGACCCGGCCGAGATCACCGCCGAGTGGGTGGCCTGGGCCGTGCCGCGGCCGAGTCTCGAGCAGGTGGTGCGCGGCGCATTGGGCCTGGGCAACCCGGGGATGGGCTACAACCCCCGTTTTCTCTACCCCCGCTCCGGCGGGATCGATCGCCTCTGGCGGGCCCTGGCGGCCCGGGTCGAAGAGACGATCCGCTATCGCCGCGAGTGCGTCGGCGTCGATGTCGAGGCCCGGGAAGTGATCCTCGCCGATGGTGAACGCCTGGCCTACGACAAGCTGGTGTCCACGCTGCCGCTGCCCGCCCTGCTCGGGTGCCTGTCCGGCTCCGGCGCTCCTTCCGGCAGGGGGCTGCGCGCCAGTGCCGTGGTCGACCTGCAACTGGGCGTGCGCCGCCCGGCCATCGCCGAGGGCGCCCACTGGCTGTACTTCCCCGAGCCCGAATATCCCTTCTACAGGGTGGGCTTTCCTTCCAACGTCTGTCCCGCGATGGCGCCCGAGGGGCATGTCTCGCTGTCCGTAGAGTTTTCCTGCAAGCCGGGGACGGTGGTGGACGGTCCCGGCGAGTGGCTCGCTCCGGCGCGGGAGGGGCTCGAACGAGCCGGTCTGCTGGAGGCCTCCGACGAGGTCGTCCATGCCCATGCCGCCCTGATCGATCCGGCCTACGTCCTCTATGACGACTCGCGGACCGAGCGGGTCCGCCGGGCCCGGCGCTGGCTGGCCGAGCAGGGGATCGTTTCGATCGGACGTTTCGGGGGTTGGTGCTACAGCTACATGGAACGGGCGCTGCTCGACGGGCGAGAGACGGCCCGCAAACTCGTCGGCAAGCCATGCGCCGGCTGA
- a CDS encoding MraY family glycosyltransferase, translating to MGAAWPLVAAPASFVVAAVVARLMTPRLIEAATRLGIVDRPDGRLKTQRRPVPYLGGVAVALGVLVALGVTYRFDQQALALLLGGSIVLVLGLIDDLGSISPGAKLAGQLLAVAVLIRAGVSLQLVFLPWWASVPLTVLWMLAATNAFNLIDIMDGLSSGVGAVAALFLAAIALYGGQVAPACVAASLAGALLGFRRFNVEPARIYLGDTGSLFAGFLLGALAFVNQYTGVHRLGALAPLLILGVPLFDMLFVMYIRWRRGMSVMLGSPDHVALRLRRWRLSTRATVRANVGVSIFLGISGVAVMLLPVAWAAALLGLLLVAALAVTAWLKTIDMGL from the coding sequence ATGGGGGCGGCCTGGCCGCTGGTGGCGGCGCCGGCTTCCTTCGTCGTGGCGGCGGTGGTCGCCCGGCTGATGACCCCACGGCTGATCGAAGCCGCCACCCGGCTGGGTATCGTCGACCGGCCCGACGGTCGGCTCAAGACCCAGCGCCGGCCGGTGCCCTATCTCGGCGGTGTGGCGGTGGCGCTGGGGGTGCTCGTGGCCCTCGGAGTGACCTATCGTTTCGATCAGCAGGCCCTGGCCCTGCTGCTGGGCGGGTCGATCGTCCTGGTCCTGGGCCTGATCGACGACCTGGGTTCGATCTCCCCCGGGGCCAAGCTGGCCGGCCAGCTCCTGGCGGTGGCTGTCCTGATTCGCGCCGGAGTCAGCCTGCAGCTCGTCTTCCTGCCCTGGTGGGCCAGTGTCCCGCTGACGGTTCTCTGGATGCTGGCCGCCACCAATGCCTTCAACCTGATCGACATCATGGACGGCCTGTCCAGCGGTGTGGGGGCCGTGGCCGCGCTCTTCCTGGCGGCGATCGCCCTCTACGGCGGACAGGTGGCCCCGGCCTGCGTCGCCGCTTCCCTGGCGGGGGCCCTGCTCGGCTTCCGGCGTTTCAACGTGGAGCCGGCCCGGATCTACCTGGGCGACACGGGCAGCCTCTTCGCGGGATTCCTGCTCGGCGCCCTGGCCTTCGTCAATCAATACACCGGTGTGCATCGCCTCGGGGCCCTCGCTCCGCTGTTGATCCTGGGTGTGCCCCTCTTCGACATGCTCTTCGTGATGTACATCCGCTGGCGCCGGGGCATGAGCGTGATGCTCGGCTCTCCGGATCACGTAGCCCTGCGTTTGCGCCGCTGGCGCCTGTCCACCCGGGCGACGGTGCGGGCCAATGTGGGCGTTTCGATCTTCCTCGGGATCAGTGGTGTGGCCGTGATGCTCCTGCCCGTGGCCTGGGCCGCGGCCCTGCTGGGGCTTCTGCTGGTTGCCGCGCTGGCCGTCACCGCCTGGCTGAAGACGATCGACATGGGCCTCTGA
- a CDS encoding glycosyltransferase family 2 protein, whose product MTKPTVSVLLLTWNSRRLVGEALASVWAQTREPDEVIVVDNASSDGTPEQVEAIAGGRARLVVMTRNHGYSGGFNRGLRLAGGDFLLLLNPDVRLDPDFIEQALRGFEDPRVGIVAGLLLRPDRRTVDSSGLFLARSRKTVDRGFSVPFDPARDQAGPVLSACGAAPFYRREMIEDIADGQEFFDESYFAFREDLEVGWRAWRAGWKAVCRPEAVAVHLRSGGAGRGKLGLAFTRSPELTAHIIKNRYLSLLRHDRPGSLLADLPWWLPREVAQLGACLLLRPQVLAELWRYRSLLARAWRRRRDDRDRRGRWGAWTRRVPPRGLWKPGREVL is encoded by the coding sequence ATGACGAAGCCCACTGTCAGCGTTCTGCTCTTGACCTGGAACTCCCGCCGACTGGTGGGAGAGGCGCTGGCGTCCGTCTGGGCCCAGACACGAGAGCCGGACGAGGTGATCGTCGTGGACAACGCCTCTTCCGACGGCACCCCCGAACAGGTCGAGGCCATCGCCGGGGGCCGGGCGCGACTGGTGGTGATGACCCGCAATCACGGCTACTCCGGTGGCTTCAACCGGGGGTTGCGGCTGGCCGGGGGCGACTTTCTCCTCCTGCTCAACCCCGACGTGCGACTCGATCCCGACTTCATCGAACAGGCCCTCCGGGGATTCGAGGATCCCCGCGTGGGCATTGTCGCCGGCCTGCTGCTGCGCCCGGATCGGCGCACCGTCGACAGTTCGGGGCTTTTTCTCGCCCGTTCCCGGAAGACCGTCGACCGGGGATTCTCCGTCCCCTTCGACCCGGCCCGGGATCAGGCGGGTCCGGTCCTCTCCGCCTGCGGGGCGGCGCCGTTCTACAGGCGGGAGATGATCGAGGACATCGCCGACGGGCAGGAGTTCTTCGACGAGAGCTACTTCGCCTTTCGGGAGGATCTCGAGGTGGGTTGGCGGGCCTGGCGGGCGGGCTGGAAGGCCGTTTGCCGTCCCGAGGCGGTGGCCGTCCATCTGCGTTCCGGTGGGGCGGGCCGCGGGAAGTTGGGGCTGGCCTTCACGCGCTCTCCGGAACTGACCGCGCACATCATCAAGAATCGTTACCTCTCCCTGTTACGTCACGATCGCCCGGGGAGCCTGCTGGCGGACCTGCCGTGGTGGCTGCCCCGGGAAGTGGCGCAACTCGGGGCCTGCCTGCTGCTGCGGCCCCAGGTGCTCGCCGAGTTGTGGAGGTACCGCTCGCTGCTCGCCCGCGCCTGGCGTCGGCGCCGGGACGATCGCGATCGTCGCGGGAGATGGGGCGCATGGACCCGCCGGGTGCCTCCCCGGGGGCTGTGGAAGCCGGGCCGGGAGGTCCTGTGA
- a CDS encoding HDOD domain-containing protein has protein sequence MAIPDSILDGIERLDPLPVSVQRLIEALDDENLHLADVADIIEEDAALTANVLRLVNSSLYAGRFEITRLRDAVTRLGTAELLHLTLGSYITTLTLPAPLYGPE, from the coding sequence ATGGCGATTCCCGATAGCATTCTCGATGGCATCGAGCGTCTCGATCCCCTGCCTGTCAGCGTGCAGCGCCTGATCGAGGCTCTCGACGACGAAAATCTCCACCTGGCGGACGTGGCCGACATCATCGAGGAGGATGCGGCGCTGACCGCCAACGTGCTGCGACTCGTCAATTCCTCGCTCTACGCCGGGCGCTTCGAGATCACTCGACTGCGCGACGCCGTCACCCGCCTGGGCACCGCGGAACTGCTGCACCTGACGCTGGGGTCCTACATCACCACGCTGACCCTGCCCGCGCCGCTCTATGGCCCTGAGTGA
- a CDS encoding HDOD domain-containing protein, producing the protein MALSEEEIWLHAAVTAQAVREIIAARPDAGIPPMAPVAGLLHDIGKLLVVRYLDADLETIVDLCRSEGCSFVEAERQLFGCDPTEVGAQIAGKWGFPEAVQQGIAHHHDSPLPVEAPLLDAVVVANLVAKTVGVGLGAEGMGFEVDTASSQRLGPDYTGFCRICSRTAQAAQALRETLAESREGAATGA; encoded by the coding sequence ATGGCCCTGAGTGAAGAGGAAATCTGGCTCCACGCCGCCGTGACGGCCCAGGCTGTCCGAGAGATCATCGCGGCCCGGCCCGATGCCGGCATTCCCCCCATGGCTCCCGTGGCCGGACTCCTCCACGATATCGGCAAGCTGCTGGTCGTGCGCTACCTGGACGCCGACCTGGAAACCATCGTCGACCTTTGCCGCAGTGAAGGCTGTTCGTTCGTCGAAGCCGAACGACAACTCTTCGGCTGCGACCCTACCGAGGTAGGGGCGCAGATCGCCGGAAAATGGGGCTTCCCCGAAGCGGTCCAGCAGGGTATCGCCCATCATCACGACTCGCCACTGCCGGTGGAAGCCCCCTTGCTCGACGCCGTCGTGGTGGCCAACCTGGTGGCCAAGACCGTCGGCGTGGGACTCGGCGCCGAAGGCATGGGGTTCGAGGTCGACACTGCCTCGTCGCAACGGCTGGGCCCCGACTACACCGGCTTCTGCCGGATTTGCAGCCGGACCGCCCAGGCGGCACAGGCTTTGCGCGAGACCCTCGCCGAATCCCGCGAAGGCGCCGCCACCGGGGCTTGA
- the ggt gene encoding gamma-glutamyltransferase, with translation MKRRTVLALLIVCLAVVPVLPVMRAADRPEGRLLATRSVTYARHGMVSAAHPLAAQVGVEILRRGGNAVDAAIAVNAALAFLEPVACGPGGDLFAMVWDAQKGELVGLNASGRAPGALSAAKIPAEEDGTIPLYSPYAWTVPGAVDGWFELHDRYGVLPMAEVLAPAIRLAREGAPVPQVIAGAWARSARVFGSKPGFAEVFLPGGRAPREGEVFANPALARTFEILADGGRDAFYKGPIARAIVAFSQVQGGFFSLEDFAGHHSEWVEPISTSYRGVELWELPPNGQGLAALEMLNILELFDIASLGRDSADFWHLMVEAKKLAFADRARFYADPAMVEVPVEGLLTKDYARRRRARIRMDRAAKSVDPGHPGLERGDTTYLAVGDSEGNLVSLIQSNYTGFGSGYVVPELGFGIQNRGALFNLEKGHPNFLVPGKRPFHTIIPAFLTRQGVPWCAFGVMGGATQPQAHAQIVVNLVDFGMNLQEAGDAPRFVHTGSSQPTGTLMSTGGLLHLETGVDPEIVRELVRRGHRIQPAVGLYGGYQAVCIDPRTGVLSGATESRKDGLSLGY, from the coding sequence ATGAAGCGCAGAACCGTCCTTGCCTTGCTGATCGTTTGCCTGGCCGTGGTGCCGGTACTGCCGGTCATGCGCGCCGCCGACCGTCCCGAAGGGCGCTTGCTGGCCACTCGCTCGGTGACCTATGCGAGACACGGGATGGTCTCGGCGGCCCATCCCCTGGCGGCGCAGGTGGGGGTGGAGATTCTGCGCCGGGGGGGTAACGCCGTCGATGCCGCGATCGCTGTCAACGCGGCCCTGGCTTTTCTCGAACCGGTGGCGTGTGGGCCTGGCGGCGACCTGTTCGCCATGGTCTGGGATGCGCAGAAGGGCGAGCTGGTGGGGCTCAACGCTTCAGGGCGGGCTCCCGGGGCGCTGAGCGCCGCGAAGATTCCGGCGGAAGAGGATGGCACGATTCCGCTCTACAGCCCCTACGCCTGGACCGTTCCGGGGGCCGTGGACGGCTGGTTCGAACTGCATGACCGCTACGGCGTGCTTCCCATGGCCGAGGTTCTCGCTCCGGCGATTCGGCTGGCCCGCGAGGGAGCGCCGGTGCCCCAGGTGATCGCCGGAGCCTGGGCCCGTTCAGCGCGGGTTTTCGGTTCGAAGCCGGGCTTCGCCGAAGTGTTCTTGCCCGGCGGCCGGGCGCCGCGGGAAGGGGAGGTGTTCGCCAACCCCGCCCTGGCCCGCACTTTCGAGATCCTGGCCGACGGGGGGCGGGACGCCTTCTACAAGGGCCCCATCGCCCGTGCGATCGTGGCGTTCTCCCAGGTCCAGGGCGGGTTCTTCTCTCTCGAGGACTTCGCCGGTCACCACTCGGAGTGGGTGGAGCCGATCTCCACCTCCTACCGGGGTGTGGAGTTGTGGGAGTTGCCGCCCAACGGGCAAGGCCTGGCGGCGTTGGAGATGCTCAACATCCTCGAGCTGTTCGACATCGCCTCTCTCGGCCGTGACTCGGCGGATTTCTGGCACCTGATGGTCGAGGCCAAGAAGTTGGCTTTTGCCGACCGGGCCCGCTTCTATGCCGATCCGGCCATGGTCGAGGTGCCGGTCGAGGGTTTGCTCACGAAGGACTACGCTCGGCGCCGGCGTGCCCGGATTCGCATGGACAGGGCGGCGAAGAGCGTCGATCCGGGTCATCCCGGACTGGAGCGGGGAGATACGACCTACCTTGCCGTCGGCGACTCGGAGGGGAACCTCGTTTCCCTGATCCAGAGCAACTACACCGGCTTCGGATCGGGCTATGTAGTGCCGGAGCTGGGTTTCGGCATCCAGAACCGGGGCGCCCTGTTCAACCTGGAAAAGGGGCACCCGAACTTCCTCGTGCCGGGCAAGCGACCGTTTCACACCATCATTCCGGCGTTTCTCACGCGCCAGGGTGTTCCCTGGTGCGCGTTCGGCGTGATGGGAGGGGCGACCCAGCCCCAGGCCCACGCTCAGATCGTCGTCAACCTGGTCGACTTCGGCATGAACCTGCAGGAAGCGGGTGACGCGCCACGCTTCGTCCACACGGGATCTTCCCAGCCCACGGGCACGCTGATGAGTACAGGCGGGTTGCTGCACCTCGAGACGGGCGTCGACCCCGAGATCGTTCGCGAACTGGTGCGCCGTGGACATCGTATTCAGCCCGCCGTGGGCCTCTACGGTGGCTATCAGGCGGTCTGCATCGATCCCCGGACCGGGGTGCTCAGCGGAGCCACCGAGTCGCGAAAGGACGGCCTCTCCCTGGGTTACTAG
- a CDS encoding O-antigen ligase family protein — protein MTAEGHGPVDTSSRGVDRRTWPAALVAVAGGIALGLPPEVHPLSGVLLALILAPALWVAVPAPGIVTALCVVGLGGFHFAVSLAPGRSLGVVAGWVLALAAFWAARGAGAAARAKVPLVLALIGAGLGLLALAQRLGLMALDAAAARRLGLPAEMILRLEHGRVFGTHVVPAALAGALVLAGLAAVAVLADRGSSRPLVIACLPLILLGLVLTASLGAWLGLVVGLAAVLVVTRRRVAPRWRVLGGAAAVVLALALVALRPVDVADLSRPDNPLRLRLGNWRGAVLMATAQPVTGTGLGSFGALYPRYRRAGDSETLYAHNSWLQIAAEGGWPALALLCAAAVFFFRRWRGVSGAGDGLWLLAALLAFVVHNLVDFTAYLPGVAVPAAILAGMVFARPGASDRPPTGAAPFVARAIALVLLLAAGGWWSMETASRGLMDRAMLEAAERPVSAAEVAARAARIAPWSTSRTVTAGNLLLAAGDRRSLAVLGGLLQVPLRLDSASPAPWHLLARWRLARGEVSAAWEAYRLAAIRHPAASAIRRQIEAIERAFDEKGLIGAESVPAPGEGSVPASAPAWQPWDDTLVLVGGLILLVVAVSLRRSGLVGALAVALSLVCLISAFGEGGALPGVRLVRAVVVAFAVLAWLLARSPEGRGRWPAWGGGAALVLGAWAALAAACAPAPLAARDGWLSLLTAGAILGLSFFLARENPHWIRICLTVVAAAAGLEAGLWLVQKGLLAAGVAVASRAPPLGTPNPLRPAGDFLHPGHLGTFLVVGAAALLGAGIRVSRGRALLALLLVFAGLSGGSRASLLALVAAGGVFASCASSRRLRRAVTAVVVVALVFGAAVVVWRLGYGDPYAWTRTRIWRAALEALFDRPWLGFGPGGFGPLAPRWSFEDPGSVARWSRTFSGPHSDPLALLLALGLPAGLIALALGGLGWCRAWAAARRAGSLAPVAALAAVSALLAHGLVDDLFSERPATWVVASLLAGVCLAGVARDRSGWVFEGCARRRAVALAVILAVVAGEVLPWAADRAFRAGRPEWALRLEPRSGRYALAMLERPVGRLAHVDSSRERALLARRMRPYDPLAWVRWAELEERLCRDLLPEQGACARALAGWSAALARRPEDVFARRHRARLRAHLGRLHAAEDDLRIALHTEPNFLAARLDLARVLIEQGRAGPACEQWSALESLARRLSGVRPDSRRGSALLRLSAREVAGVRQRCEALSPVTGDTGDRPAEGG, from the coding sequence ATGACGGCCGAAGGTCATGGCCCTGTCGACACCTCGTCCAGGGGCGTCGATCGCCGAACCTGGCCGGCGGCTCTCGTGGCCGTGGCCGGCGGGATCGCCTTGGGACTGCCGCCGGAGGTTCACCCCCTGTCCGGCGTTCTGCTGGCGCTGATTCTCGCTCCCGCGCTGTGGGTGGCTGTCCCCGCCCCGGGGATCGTCACCGCCCTGTGCGTGGTGGGGCTGGGTGGTTTTCACTTCGCGGTCTCCCTCGCTCCGGGTCGCAGCCTCGGCGTGGTCGCCGGTTGGGTGCTGGCCCTCGCCGCTTTCTGGGCCGCCCGGGGTGCCGGCGCGGCGGCCCGGGCGAAGGTACCGCTCGTGCTGGCGCTGATCGGCGCGGGTCTCGGGCTGCTGGCCCTGGCCCAGCGTCTGGGACTGATGGCCCTCGATGCGGCCGCGGCCCGGCGACTCGGCCTGCCCGCCGAGATGATCCTGCGCCTCGAACACGGGCGGGTGTTCGGCACCCACGTGGTGCCCGCCGCCCTGGCCGGGGCGCTGGTGCTGGCGGGACTGGCCGCCGTCGCTGTCCTGGCGGACCGCGGGTCCTCCCGGCCGCTGGTCATCGCCTGCCTGCCGCTGATCCTCCTCGGGCTGGTGCTGACCGCCTCGCTGGGTGCCTGGCTGGGACTGGTCGTGGGCCTGGCCGCCGTCCTGGTCGTCACTCGCCGGCGCGTCGCCCCGCGCTGGCGGGTGCTGGGCGGTGCGGCGGCGGTCGTGCTGGCCCTGGCGCTGGTCGCCCTGCGACCGGTCGACGTGGCGGATCTCTCCCGGCCGGACAATCCCCTGCGATTGCGCCTGGGCAACTGGCGAGGTGCCGTGCTGATGGCGACGGCGCAGCCGGTGACGGGAACCGGCCTGGGTTCCTTCGGGGCGCTCTATCCACGCTACCGCCGGGCCGGCGATTCGGAGACCCTGTACGCCCACAACTCCTGGCTGCAGATCGCCGCGGAGGGCGGCTGGCCCGCCCTGGCACTGCTCTGCGCCGCAGCGGTGTTTTTCTTCCGCCGCTGGCGCGGGGTCTCGGGGGCCGGCGACGGCCTGTGGCTGCTCGCCGCGCTGCTCGCCTTCGTGGTTCACAACCTGGTGGACTTCACCGCTTACCTGCCGGGTGTGGCGGTGCCGGCGGCGATACTGGCGGGCATGGTCTTCGCCCGCCCTGGCGCGAGCGACCGTCCCCCGACCGGGGCCGCCCCTTTCGTGGCGCGCGCGATCGCCCTGGTGCTGCTCCTGGCTGCGGGGGGATGGTGGTCGATGGAAACCGCCAGTCGCGGACTGATGGATCGGGCGATGCTGGAGGCCGCGGAGCGCCCCGTGTCCGCCGCGGAGGTCGCGGCGCGGGCCGCGCGAATCGCTCCCTGGAGCACCTCCCGGACCGTAACGGCGGGTAACCTGCTGTTGGCCGCCGGTGACCGGCGTTCCCTGGCTGTCCTGGGAGGGCTGCTGCAGGTGCCGCTGCGCCTCGACAGTGCCTCGCCGGCCCCCTGGCACCTGCTGGCCCGCTGGCGCCTGGCGCGGGGAGAGGTCTCCGCCGCCTGGGAGGCCTATCGACTGGCGGCGATCCGGCATCCGGCGGCCTCGGCGATCCGGCGGCAGATCGAAGCCATCGAACGGGCTTTCGACGAGAAGGGGCTGATCGGGGCGGAGAGCGTGCCGGCGCCCGGTGAAGGTTCCGTCCCGGCGTCGGCTCCGGCCTGGCAGCCGTGGGACGACACCCTTGTCCTGGTCGGTGGCCTGATCCTGCTGGTCGTGGCCGTGAGTCTGCGCCGGTCGGGCCTGGTAGGGGCCCTCGCCGTGGCCCTGAGCCTGGTCTGCCTGATCTCGGCTTTCGGCGAGGGAGGCGCGCTGCCCGGGGTGCGCCTGGTGCGGGCCGTGGTGGTGGCCTTCGCGGTCCTGGCCTGGTTGCTGGCCCGTTCCCCGGAGGGGCGGGGCCGGTGGCCGGCATGGGGGGGGGGCGCTGCGCTGGTTCTGGGCGCGTGGGCAGCCCTGGCCGCGGCCTGCGCACCGGCTCCGCTGGCCGCGCGGGACGGCTGGCTCTCCCTGCTCACGGCGGGGGCGATTCTGGGCCTTTCGTTTTTCCTGGCCCGGGAGAATCCCCACTGGATACGGATCTGCCTGACCGTCGTCGCCGCCGCGGCGGGTCTCGAAGCGGGCCTCTGGCTGGTGCAGAAGGGCCTGCTGGCGGCGGGAGTGGCGGTGGCGTCCCGGGCGCCGCCTCTCGGGACACCCAACCCCCTGCGGCCGGCCGGTGACTTTCTCCACCCCGGGCACCTGGGCACGTTCCTGGTCGTTGGGGCCGCCGCCCTGCTCGGTGCCGGCATACGAGTCTCCCGTGGCCGGGCGCTCCTGGCCCTGCTGCTGGTCTTCGCGGGTCTCTCCGGCGGCTCGCGGGCCAGTCTGCTGGCCCTGGTCGCCGCCGGCGGAGTCTTCGCCTCCTGCGCCTCGAGCCGCCGCCTGAGGCGCGCGGTGACCGCCGTCGTGGTGGTGGCCCTGGTTTTCGGCGCTGCGGTGGTCGTCTGGCGACTGGGCTATGGCGACCCCTACGCGTGGACGCGAACGCGCATCTGGCGCGCGGCCCTCGAAGCCCTGTTCGATCGCCCCTGGCTGGGTTTCGGCCCGGGGGGCTTCGGCCCCCTGGCTCCGCGGTGGAGCTTCGAAGATCCTGGGTCGGTGGCCCGGTGGTCGCGCACCTTCAGCGGTCCTCACAGTGATCCGCTGGCGCTGCTGCTGGCGCTGGGGCTTCCCGCCGGCCTGATCGCGCTGGCTCTGGGGGGCCTGGGCTGGTGCCGCGCCTGGGCCGCTGCCCGCCGCGCCGGGAGCCTCGCTCCGGTCGCGGCCCTCGCCGCCGTTTCCGCGCTGCTGGCTCATGGCCTGGTGGACGACCTCTTCTCGGAACGCCCGGCGACCTGGGTCGTGGCGAGTCTGCTGGCCGGGGTTTGCCTGGCGGGTGTCGCCCGGGACCGCTCCGGGTGGGTTTTCGAAGGGTGCGCCCGGCGGCGGGCCGTGGCACTGGCGGTGATCCTCGCCGTGGTGGCCGGCGAGGTGCTGCCGTGGGCCGCCGATCGGGCGTTCCGGGCGGGGCGGCCGGAGTGGGCCTTGCGGCTCGAGCCGCGCTCGGGACGCTACGCGCTGGCCATGCTGGAAAGACCGGTGGGAAGGCTCGCCCACGTCGACAGCAGCCGGGAAAGAGCTCTTCTGGCTCGCCGGATGCGGCCGTACGACCCCCTGGCCTGGGTACGCTGGGCGGAGCTGGAGGAACGGCTCTGCCGTGATCTGCTACCGGAGCAGGGCGCCTGCGCGCGGGCTCTCGCGGGCTGGTCCGCGGCCCTGGCTCGCCGTCCGGAGGACGTCTTCGCCCGCCGACACCGGGCCCGGTTGCGCGCTCACCTGGGGCGACTCCACGCGGCGGAGGACGATCTGCGGATCGCTCTCCACACCGAGCCCAACTTTCTCGCCGCCCGCCTCGATCTGGCCCGTGTGCTGATCGAACAGGGACGTGCCGGTCCGGCCTGCGAGCAGTGGAGCGCGTTGGAGTCCCTGGCCCGCCGGCTGTCGGGCGTCCGCCCCGATTCCCGGAGGGGCAGCGCCTTGCTGCGCTTGTCCGCCCGGGAGGTCGCCGGGGTGCGACAGCGGTGTGAAGCGCTTTCGCCGGTCACCGGAGATACCGGGGATCGCCCCGCGGAAGGAGGCTGA